One Solanum lycopersicum chromosome 4, SLM_r2.1 DNA window includes the following coding sequences:
- the LOC101261508 gene encoding serine/threonine-protein kinase Aurora-3, giving the protein MASKSLKPPKQPPKNPKKQWSLNDFEIGKPLGKGKFGRVYLAREVKSGFIVALKVIFKEQIEKYRLHHQLKREMEIQTSLHHPNVLRLYGWFHDEERIYLILEYAHRGELYRELRKIGRLSEKQAAIYIASLTQALAYCHEKHVIHRDIKPENLLLDHEGRLKIADFGWSVQSRSKRHTMCGTLDYLAPEMVENKAHDYSVDNWTLGILCYEFLYGVPPFEAERQTDTFRRIMKVDLSFPSTPDVSAEAKNLISQLLVKDSSKRLSLQKIMEHPWIIKNVTSHDTII; this is encoded by the exons ATGGCTTCCAAATCTCTAAAACCTCCAAAACAACCAccaaaaaaccctaaaaaacaATGGTCCCTGAACGATTTCGAGATCGGAAAACCCCTCGGAAAAGGCAAATTCGGCCGTGTATACCTCGCCCGCGAAGTTAAG AGTGGATTTATAGTGGCGTTGAAGGTGATATTCAAGGAGCAGATAGAGAAATACAGGTTGCATCATCAGCTTAAGAGGGAAATGGAGATTCAAACAAGTCTTCATCATCCCAATGTGTTGAGGCTATATGGTTGGTTTCATGATGAGGAGCGGATTTACTTGATTTTGGAGTATGCTCATCGCGGTGAGCTGTATAGGGAGCTAAGGAAGATAGGTCGTCTGTCTGAGAAACAAGCTGCCATA TATATTGCAAGTCTCACTCAAGCACTGGCGTACTGTCATGAGAAGCATGTTATTCACAGGGACATAAAGCCGGAAAACCTGTTACTTGATCATGAG GGCCGCTTAAAGATTGCAGACTTTGGGTGGTCTGTACAATCTAGAAGCAAGAGACATACAATGTGCGGAACTCTGGACTATCTGGCACCAGAAATGGTGGAGAACAAAGCTCATGATTATTCAGTTGACAATTGGACCCTGGGGATCCTTTGCTATGAATTTCTATATGGTGTGCCTCCATTTGAGGCCGAGAGACAGACTGACACATTCAGAAG AATTATGAAGGTAGACCTCAGCTTCCCTTCAACACCTGATGTATCTGCTGAAGCTAAGAATCTCATTAGCCAG CTTCTTGTGAAGGACTCTTCTAAAAGGCTCTCTCTTCAAAAGATCATGGAGCACCCTTGGATAATTAAGAATGTCACATCACATGACACTATAATCTGA
- the LOC101261804 gene encoding hsp70 nucleotide exchange factor FES1-like protein precursor — protein MAKFIFIAVFMVVLIANFASSEVAASSVVVVGSSNPKEEGNKLAMVQEEEDMDGGFSSLDGMLQWAIGHSDPGVLKERSEVAQRMSPEELNKRQTELKELMEKLKIPSDAQLMLIAVNDLNNSSLPLEHHLRALEELLVLVEHIDNAIDLQKLGGFSILVRILNHSEPEIRIAAAWVLGKASQNNPIVQKQVLELGALTVLMKMMKSHTTEEAVKALFAISALIRNNMNGRSLFYQEAGDTMLQEVLSNSNLDIRLHKKSLFLIADLAESQLENENTAEVSFFSNRLLLKAIVDSMASSDLDLTEKALYATKNLLLLRSTDVQLFKDFCKLNEVLERTRQQLNDLSEEYAMDVESLRKEVNLTFLQKLNEVTQSAL, from the exons ATGGCGAAATTCATTTTCATAGCAGTTTTCATGGTGGTGTTAATTGCAAATTTTGCGAGTAGTGAAGTAGCTGCAAgtagtgttgttgttgttgggtCTAGTAACCCTAAGGAGGAAGGCAATAAATTAGCTATGGTTCAAGAAGAGGAGGATATGGATGGTGGGTTTTCTTCTTTAGATGGAATGTTACAATGGGCTATAG GGCATTCGGATCCTGGAGTACTAAAAGAAAGATCAGAAGTCGCTCAACGCATGTCTCCGGAGGAACTAAACAAACGCCAAACTGAATTGAAG GAACTGATGGAGAAGCTGAAAATTCCCTCAGATGCGCAGTTGATGCTGATTGCAGTTAATGATTTAAATAATTCATCCCTACCTCTGGAGCATCATCTCCGTGCCTTAGAGGAGCTGTTGGTACTTGTTGAGCATATTGATAATGCAATTG ATCTGCAGAAACTTGGAGGCTTCAGCATACTTGTAAGAATACTTAATCATTCTGAACCAGAAATAAGGATTGCTGCGGCATGGGTTCTTGGCAAAGCCAGTCAAAACAACCCCATTGTTCAGAAGCAG GTCCTGGAACTTGGGGCATTGACAGTGCTAATGAAGATGATGAAATCTCACACCACGGAAGAAGCTGTAAAAGCATTATTTGCTATTTCAGCACTAATAAGAAATAACATGAATGGCCGAAGTTTGTTTTATCAGGAAGCTGGAGATACGATGCTTCAG GAGGTTCTTAGCAATTCAAATCTGGATATCAGGTTGCATAAGAAGTCACtgtttcttattgctgatttaGCCGAGAGTCAGCTGGAAAATGAGAACACAGCTGAGGTTTCCTTTTTTAGCAATCGATTGTTACTGAAGGCCATCGTTGATTCAATGGCATCAAGCGATCTTGATCTAACAGAAAAG GCCCTTTACGCAACTAAAAACTTACTACTACTTAGATCGACTGATGTTCAACTCTTCAAGGACTTCTGTAAATTGAACGAGGTACTTGAGAGGACGAGGCAACAGTTGAATGATCTTAGTGAAGAATACGCAATGGATGTGGAGAGTCTTCGAAAAGAAGTTAACCTGACCTTCCTTCAAAAGCTGAATGAG GTTACACAATCTGCATTATGA